A genomic region of Luteibacter aegosomatissinici contains the following coding sequences:
- a CDS encoding nuclear transport factor 2 family protein, with product MTNDEQLIHRLYDGFNRRDIEAVLGAMADDVAWANGMEGTHVHGRDAVRAYWTYQWSVIDPTVTPLSTVTAADGAVVVEVHQLVRDLEGNVLLDEPVTHAFHLRDGLVARFDILGPSRLKDLAH from the coding sequence ATGACCAACGACGAGCAACTCATCCACCGCCTCTATGATGGGTTTAACCGCCGGGATATCGAAGCCGTGCTGGGGGCCATGGCGGATGACGTCGCGTGGGCCAATGGGATGGAAGGAACGCATGTGCACGGCCGCGATGCGGTCAGGGCGTACTGGACCTATCAATGGTCCGTGATCGATCCCACCGTTACGCCGTTAAGCACCGTGACAGCGGCGGACGGGGCCGTCGTGGTGGAGGTACATCAGCTCGTTCGTGATCTCGAAGGGAACGTGCTCCTCGATGAGCCTGTCACACACGCTTTCCATCTGCGCGATGGCCTGGTGGCGCGCTTCGATATTCTTGGCCCATCCCGGCTCAAGGATCTGGCCCACTAG
- a CDS encoding quinone oxidoreductase family protein — protein sequence MQALIFREFGSADVLKWETVANPSLKPGQVLVRTRAVGLNFADVYRRNGTYHLAGDAPWVLGYEGAGDIISDDGPFPKGTRVGFADMPFANAELVAVDADKLIPLPDDISYETAAAVLLQGLTAQYLVTDSSHPKAGQVALVHAAAGGVGLLLVQMLRAKGVRVIGVASSDEKRQAARDAGANEVFGYDDLVARVLAATDGEGVHVAYDSVGRTLGDSLAATRTGGTVVFYGMAAGDPDLVDPRLLMDRSLTLTGGDLWNVLTSASERRERAAALFAQIRSGELRPKIAATYALRDGAQAHRFLESRGAIGKVVMVVDDA from the coding sequence ATGCAAGCCCTTATCTTTCGCGAATTTGGCAGTGCTGATGTTCTTAAGTGGGAGACTGTGGCGAATCCATCGCTGAAGCCCGGCCAGGTGCTTGTACGCACCCGGGCCGTCGGGCTCAATTTTGCCGATGTGTACCGCCGAAATGGCACCTATCACCTCGCGGGCGACGCGCCCTGGGTCCTTGGTTATGAAGGCGCTGGTGACATCATTTCGGACGATGGGCCGTTTCCGAAGGGCACGCGCGTCGGCTTTGCCGATATGCCCTTCGCCAACGCCGAGCTTGTTGCCGTGGATGCTGACAAGTTGATTCCGCTGCCGGACGATATTTCATATGAAACGGCGGCCGCTGTTCTGCTTCAGGGACTGACGGCACAGTATCTCGTCACCGACAGCTCCCATCCGAAGGCCGGGCAGGTGGCCCTGGTGCACGCGGCAGCCGGCGGCGTGGGGTTGCTGCTGGTGCAGATGCTTCGGGCGAAGGGTGTTCGCGTCATCGGCGTCGCGTCATCCGATGAGAAGCGCCAGGCGGCACGCGACGCGGGCGCCAACGAGGTGTTCGGCTACGACGATCTGGTCGCGCGTGTGCTGGCGGCTACCGACGGCGAAGGCGTCCACGTGGCCTACGATTCGGTCGGGCGTACGTTGGGAGATAGCCTTGCGGCGACACGAACCGGGGGAACGGTCGTGTTTTACGGGATGGCGGCAGGCGATCCTGATCTCGTCGATCCGCGACTGCTCATGGATCGGTCACTGACGCTTACTGGCGGTGATCTGTGGAATGTCCTCACGAGTGCGAGTGAGCGGCGCGAGCGTGCCGCAGCGCTTTTCGCGCAGATTCGAAGTGGCGAACTCCGTCCGAAGATCGCGGCAACTTACGCGCTTCGTGACGGAGCCCAGGCACACCGGTTTCTGGAGAGTCGTGGAGCGATTGGCAAGGTTGTGATGGTCGTGGACGACGCCTGA
- the kdsA gene encoding 3-deoxy-8-phosphooctulonate synthase: MNVSVAPGVEVGNRLPFVLFGGINVLEDMDSTLHAAAHYVDVTRKLGIPYVFKASFDKANRSSIHSYRGVGLEEGMRIFERVKGEFGIPVITDVHEIFQAPIVAEVVDVLQIPAFLARQTDLVVAIAKTGRAVNIKKPQFMSPTQMKHVTSKIKEAGNERIILCERGAQFGYDNLVVDMLGFREMVESTGGYPAIFDVTHSLQRRDAGSEASGGRRRQVVELARAGMAVGIGGLFLEAHADPDHARCDGPSALPLTALEPFLAQIKAIDDLVKGFAPLDIR; the protein is encoded by the coding sequence ATGAACGTTTCCGTCGCCCCTGGCGTAGAAGTCGGTAACCGCCTGCCCTTCGTGCTCTTCGGCGGCATTAACGTGCTCGAGGACATGGATTCCACCCTGCACGCGGCCGCTCACTACGTCGACGTGACCCGCAAGCTGGGCATTCCCTACGTGTTCAAGGCGAGCTTCGACAAGGCCAACCGATCCTCCATCCATTCCTATCGTGGCGTGGGCCTCGAAGAAGGCATGCGCATCTTTGAGCGCGTGAAGGGCGAGTTCGGCATCCCGGTCATCACCGATGTGCACGAAATCTTTCAGGCGCCGATCGTCGCCGAAGTGGTCGATGTCCTGCAGATCCCGGCCTTCCTCGCCCGCCAGACCGATCTGGTCGTGGCCATTGCGAAGACGGGGCGCGCGGTAAACATCAAGAAGCCGCAGTTCATGAGCCCCACGCAGATGAAGCACGTGACCAGCAAGATCAAGGAAGCCGGCAACGAGCGCATCATCCTTTGCGAGCGCGGCGCACAATTCGGGTACGACAACCTGGTGGTCGATATGCTCGGTTTCCGCGAAATGGTGGAATCGACCGGCGGCTATCCAGCCATTTTCGACGTGACCCACAGTTTGCAGCGCCGCGATGCCGGCAGCGAAGCCAGCGGAGGGCGCCGTCGCCAGGTCGTGGAACTGGCTCGCGCTGGCATGGCGGTGGGCATCGGCGGTCTCTTCCTCGAGGCCCATGCCGATCCGGACCACGCCCGCTGCGATGGCCCCAGCGCGCTACCGCTGACAGCGCTCGAACCGTTCCTCGCGCAGATCAAGGCCATCGATGATCTGGTGAAGGGCTTCGCACCGCTCGATATTCGTTAG
- a CDS encoding asparagine synthase C-terminal domain-containing protein: protein MIKAEVALADLSFEPVWREGSLWLGTSRMTPYAHPMLETVLVRAPGRWFMVVRERQADSGGHANVHGPIVDARDEATYHAIHQACLLWPLDYVMVEVAQAGRRVRVRAGMLGTAPVYCAVGDDRVTLSWDSADFARYPALLDTEVASHQLALRTTYAARQLYAGVVLLTERASLHVEPGRARYRYPEAMEEGGPPAEDGEDRLPGFSEALQRAVSLRPWPDGAASLELSGGMDSATVAVALAQRHRDIDSKGILLDGEVRAPQAHRRQRIAERLGLADHTVDITAFPPGLDLALPAEPYGFCREFYLEACSALWASARDNGRHTLFTGVGGDELFPAYLNEVSEETARGPLWGRDARSYAEALLTPTALAAAHGRPLFDAPLSPVPVTSLLANACRAPDLLKHGQWPVHPLSDPRLAYFCHRLPRSSREGREVMRRYLESHLGGDVFPKGYLKETFANVLPPLLARHAGRLAAQLGECALADLGLVKREAVLALLQTIAETHSHPAASAFASFLWLERVARQASA, encoded by the coding sequence GTGATCAAGGCCGAAGTGGCGTTAGCCGACCTGTCATTTGAGCCGGTGTGGCGCGAAGGTTCGTTGTGGTTAGGGACTAGCCGTATGACGCCGTACGCGCATCCCATGCTCGAGACTGTGTTGGTGCGTGCGCCAGGTCGATGGTTCATGGTGGTCAGGGAGCGTCAGGCCGATTCAGGCGGGCATGCGAACGTCCACGGTCCCATCGTCGATGCACGTGATGAAGCGACGTATCACGCCATTCACCAGGCGTGCCTGCTGTGGCCGCTCGATTATGTGATGGTCGAAGTGGCGCAAGCCGGACGGCGCGTGCGCGTTCGTGCCGGCATGCTCGGCACCGCGCCGGTCTATTGTGCGGTCGGGGATGACCGGGTCACCCTCTCGTGGGATTCGGCTGACTTTGCTCGCTACCCCGCGCTGCTTGATACGGAAGTGGCGAGCCATCAGCTGGCGTTGCGCACCACGTACGCGGCGCGGCAGCTGTACGCCGGTGTGGTGCTGCTCACCGAGCGAGCATCGCTGCACGTCGAGCCGGGGCGGGCACGCTACCGCTACCCCGAAGCGATGGAGGAGGGCGGTCCACCCGCAGAGGATGGCGAGGACCGGTTGCCCGGGTTTTCGGAAGCACTGCAGCGCGCGGTGTCACTGCGGCCATGGCCCGACGGTGCGGCGTCGCTGGAACTCAGTGGCGGCATGGATTCGGCGACCGTCGCGGTGGCGCTCGCCCAGCGCCATCGCGACATCGATAGCAAAGGCATCCTGCTTGATGGCGAGGTGCGTGCGCCGCAGGCGCACCGCCGCCAACGTATCGCCGAACGCCTCGGCCTTGCCGACCATACGGTGGACATCACCGCGTTTCCGCCGGGGTTGGATCTGGCGCTGCCCGCCGAGCCCTACGGCTTTTGCCGCGAGTTCTATCTGGAAGCCTGCTCGGCCTTGTGGGCTTCCGCGCGCGATAACGGGCGCCACACGCTGTTCACTGGCGTGGGCGGTGATGAGCTCTTCCCTGCGTACCTCAATGAAGTTTCCGAAGAGACCGCCAGGGGGCCGTTGTGGGGCCGTGACGCACGCAGCTATGCGGAAGCCTTGCTGACCCCGACGGCACTTGCCGCTGCGCACGGCCGGCCCCTGTTCGATGCGCCGCTCAGCCCGGTGCCAGTCACCTCGCTGCTCGCCAACGCGTGCCGGGCGCCGGACTTACTCAAGCATGGGCAGTGGCCAGTGCACCCGCTGAGTGATCCGCGGCTGGCCTACTTCTGCCATCGGCTGCCCCGAAGTAGCCGTGAGGGGCGGGAGGTGATGCGGAGGTATCTTGAAAGCCACCTGGGCGGCGATGTGTTCCCCAAGGGCTATCTCAAGGAAACCTTTGCGAACGTGCTGCCGCCGCTCCTTGCGCGGCACGCGGGCCGCCTCGCGGCGCAACTGGGCGAATGCGCGTTGGCTGATCTCGGATTGGTGAAACGGGAAGCCGTGCTCGCGTTGCTACAGACCATCGCGGAGACGCACTCGCACCCCGCGGCCTCGGCGTTTGCTTCGTTTCTTTGGCTCGAGCGTGTTGCAAGGCAGGCCAGTGCATGA
- a CDS encoding TonB-dependent siderophore receptor, which yields MDPRLSRRSLAPRISALCFALSLAFTHAAVAADNNADADPKKKRSNATELDKVAVEATTTDATSAGSKIDIPNLETAQAISVIPRQLIDDQGVRRLPDALRNVAGVSRSDVYGFFDGFNIRGFDASSGATYLDGLALTNEMASTELGGLERIEVVKGPASGLYGQGPLSGLVNLMSKRPRNDAFVDVRAAVGTDDFREIGVDANTPLSKDGQWLGRLNIIRREQDYFVDASDAKRTYIAPALTWAPTSDTTWTFLGTYQHDKLHPWSPTTAYGTILYNPNGRLPRDRAVNDTQFPAEQTRDAKAIGWQLDQRITDWLSFHQGVRYEDFHNSWDHWLFASGLHEDDMRTLDRFYYGPYNEHGHSLRVDNNVTITGSTGAIDHELLVGIDFARRMNSWTNNFDYGPYPFDVYAPQYGTVPGPVNLDITRSRGDTKQLGWYVQDHAVWGKWSATFGARIDKARTGTGEDTTHDTAISPRVGLTYAISDSAAWYANWSKSFNPQGGYPRWDGGTVPPERGRDIETGFKVQSTDGRLHGMVTAFQLTRQNVATEDLDHPNFYVVTGEQRSRGLELEGGIKPVAGLDITLAYAWTKAEITKDHTLPTGVRLAGIPRHNANLWAKYMVQGGALAGWGVGGGINYQSERLASNYEPVDPVYGRPFVMKAYTLFDAAVYYTHGPWDAQVNVRNVFDRKYFVTASSDRTAWGSPRSVMLEVERHF from the coding sequence ATGGACCCTCGCCTGTCCAGGCGCTCGCTTGCGCCTCGCATTTCTGCCCTTTGCTTCGCCCTGTCGCTCGCGTTCACCCACGCGGCCGTGGCCGCTGACAACAACGCCGACGCAGACCCCAAGAAAAAACGCTCGAACGCCACCGAGCTGGACAAGGTGGCCGTCGAAGCCACCACCACCGATGCGACCTCGGCGGGCAGCAAGATCGACATCCCCAACCTGGAAACGGCGCAGGCCATCTCGGTGATCCCGCGCCAGCTGATCGATGACCAGGGTGTGCGCCGCCTGCCCGATGCGCTACGAAACGTCGCTGGCGTATCGCGCAGTGACGTATATGGCTTCTTCGATGGCTTCAACATCCGCGGCTTCGATGCCTCGTCAGGTGCGACTTACCTGGACGGATTGGCACTTACCAATGAGATGGCCAGCACGGAGCTGGGCGGACTGGAGCGCATTGAAGTGGTGAAAGGACCGGCCTCCGGCCTGTACGGCCAGGGCCCGCTCTCGGGGCTGGTTAACCTGATGAGCAAGCGTCCGCGCAATGATGCGTTCGTGGATGTACGGGCGGCCGTCGGAACCGATGATTTCCGCGAGATTGGGGTGGATGCCAACACACCGCTTTCGAAGGATGGCCAATGGCTGGGTCGCCTCAATATCATCCGCCGCGAACAGGATTACTTCGTGGACGCGTCGGACGCAAAACGCACCTACATTGCGCCCGCACTGACGTGGGCACCGACCAGCGACACGACGTGGACCTTCCTCGGCACCTACCAGCACGACAAGCTTCATCCGTGGTCGCCGACAACGGCCTACGGCACCATCCTTTACAACCCGAACGGCCGGCTCCCCCGCGACCGCGCGGTGAACGACACGCAATTCCCCGCCGAGCAGACGCGCGATGCCAAGGCCATCGGCTGGCAGCTCGACCAGCGCATCACGGATTGGCTTTCGTTCCACCAGGGGGTGCGCTACGAGGATTTCCATAACTCGTGGGATCACTGGCTTTTCGCCAGCGGCTTGCACGAAGACGACATGCGCACGCTCGACCGCTTCTACTACGGCCCTTATAACGAGCACGGCCACTCTCTTCGCGTCGACAACAATGTGACGATCACGGGCAGCACGGGCGCCATCGATCACGAGCTGTTGGTCGGCATCGATTTTGCCCGACGCATGAACAGCTGGACCAACAACTTCGATTACGGCCCCTACCCGTTCGATGTCTACGCGCCGCAGTACGGCACCGTGCCCGGCCCGGTGAACCTGGACATCACACGCTCGCGCGGCGACACAAAACAGCTGGGCTGGTACGTGCAGGATCACGCCGTGTGGGGCAAGTGGTCGGCCACCTTTGGCGCCCGCATCGACAAGGCTCGCACCGGAACGGGCGAAGACACCACCCACGACACGGCGATCAGCCCGCGGGTAGGCCTTACCTATGCCATCAGTGACAGCGCCGCGTGGTACGCCAACTGGTCCAAGTCATTCAATCCACAGGGCGGCTACCCGCGCTGGGATGGTGGCACTGTGCCACCGGAGCGCGGGCGCGATATCGAGACGGGCTTCAAGGTGCAGTCCACCGACGGACGCCTGCATGGCATGGTCACCGCTTTCCAGCTGACCCGCCAGAACGTGGCCACGGAGGACCTCGATCACCCGAACTTCTACGTGGTGACGGGCGAACAGCGCAGCCGTGGCCTGGAGCTGGAAGGGGGCATCAAGCCTGTCGCCGGCCTGGATATCACACTGGCGTATGCATGGACCAAGGCCGAGATCACCAAGGACCACACGTTACCGACCGGTGTACGCCTGGCGGGCATCCCTCGCCATAACGCCAATCTGTGGGCAAAGTACATGGTGCAAGGTGGGGCACTTGCCGGATGGGGCGTGGGTGGTGGCATCAACTACCAAAGCGAACGCCTGGCAAGCAACTACGAACCCGTGGATCCGGTCTATGGGCGCCCGTTTGTCATGAAAGCCTACACACTGTTCGATGCGGCGGTTTACTACACCCATGGACCATGGGATGCGCAGGTCAACGTACGCAATGTGTTCGACAGGAAGTACTTCGTGACGGCTTCCAGCGATCGCACGGCATGGGGCTCACCGCGCAGCGTGATGCTGGAAGTGGAGCGGCACTTCTAA
- a CDS encoding glycosyl hydrolase family 95 catalytic domain-containing protein yields MTSESDSKAGNGERQANRMDRRQFLKVSGTMATLLPWLALPRFTEGKPVQRPAGPLPATAARHALWYDTPAAEANLLREGLPVGNGRIGALVGGDPASTCLYLTDASMWLGKRDVALGQDGQFDYSTQSFGSLVMLARLYLSIDGHDAAHISHYRRELDLDQGYLRISYRKDGIGYNWNIFASHPDDVIAIQVSQTAGGTFSGSLTCHGMHGDVTRAVSVNGDGMAACQFDGTLANGLRYAAHALASASSGRLDTNGEAVHFANCSTLSIIVCGGTNYTPDVAAEYMDATLNPLVLATRKASTAARQDPVTLLHTHVADYRSLFDAMHVDLGASTTTQRAMDTWARLKARAETGSSADPEFEATYLQYGRYLTIAGSRDSLPTGLQGLWLDSNESPWMADYHNDINIQMNYWLPDRAALPSCFDPFTRYCLSQVGAWTEATRKHFNDPRNNYRNSSGKLAGWTVGISTNIYGGGGWRWHPAGNAWLCNNLWQHYQYRPDPTYLAQIYPLLKGACEFWEARLLTVSVKDPASGHMREVLIDDADWSPEHGPTDAKGNTYSQEWVWDLFENYRQASALLGKDADYAATVAQLQARLYLPQVSPRTGWLEEWMSPDDLGEPQHRHLSPLVGFFPGDRIRTDNSPPALIEGVTKLLEARGTGGYGWASAWRAMCWARLGQAEKAYQLVLNNLKPSVQRSNGTALNLFDMYQLDADHDAFQIDANYGTPTAMLEMLVSSRPGVIRLLPALPTAWAASGSVTGIGARGGFQVDLAWKQGKVTSVTVRSVGGKTTRLMHGSWVKDITLPRGGAVTLSPNESA; encoded by the coding sequence ATGACGAGCGAGTCCGATTCAAAGGCAGGCAACGGCGAACGACAGGCCAACCGGATGGATCGGCGCCAGTTCCTGAAGGTGAGCGGCACCATGGCCACCCTGCTTCCCTGGCTTGCGTTGCCCCGCTTTACGGAAGGCAAGCCCGTGCAACGCCCCGCAGGCCCTCTCCCCGCGACCGCAGCGCGCCATGCCCTCTGGTACGACACGCCTGCGGCCGAAGCAAACCTGCTGCGCGAAGGCTTACCGGTTGGCAACGGCCGCATCGGCGCGCTTGTGGGTGGTGACCCGGCATCCACATGCCTGTACCTCACGGACGCCTCCATGTGGCTGGGCAAGCGCGATGTGGCGCTGGGTCAGGATGGCCAGTTCGATTATTCGACCCAGTCTTTTGGCAGCCTGGTCATGCTTGCCAGGCTGTACCTGTCGATCGACGGGCACGATGCCGCGCACATCAGCCACTACCGGCGAGAGCTCGACCTGGACCAGGGCTACCTGCGGATTTCCTATCGAAAGGACGGTATCGGTTACAACTGGAACATATTTGCCAGCCACCCCGATGATGTCATCGCCATCCAGGTCTCGCAGACCGCCGGGGGCACGTTCAGTGGCTCGCTGACGTGTCATGGCATGCACGGCGATGTAACTCGCGCTGTATCCGTGAACGGTGACGGGATGGCGGCTTGTCAGTTCGACGGCACGCTGGCCAACGGCCTGCGGTACGCCGCGCATGCCCTCGCGTCGGCATCGTCGGGACGTCTCGACACTAACGGCGAAGCCGTTCATTTTGCGAACTGCAGCACACTTTCCATCATCGTATGCGGCGGCACCAACTACACACCGGACGTAGCAGCGGAGTACATGGATGCCACGCTGAATCCACTGGTCCTTGCCACCCGCAAGGCCAGCACCGCTGCACGGCAGGACCCTGTCACCCTGCTCCATACCCATGTCGCCGATTACCGCTCCCTGTTCGACGCCATGCATGTCGACCTGGGCGCATCGACCACGACGCAGCGCGCCATGGACACGTGGGCGCGCCTCAAGGCCCGCGCCGAGACCGGTTCGTCCGCCGATCCGGAATTCGAGGCGACGTACCTTCAGTACGGCCGGTACCTCACGATCGCTGGCTCAAGGGATAGCTTGCCGACCGGCCTGCAAGGCTTATGGCTCGACAGCAACGAATCACCGTGGATGGCCGATTATCACAACGACATCAACATCCAGATGAACTACTGGCTGCCTGACCGGGCCGCCCTGCCATCCTGCTTCGATCCCTTCACCCGGTACTGCCTTAGCCAGGTGGGCGCGTGGACCGAAGCCACCCGCAAACACTTCAACGATCCGCGGAACAACTACCGGAACAGCTCGGGGAAGCTCGCCGGCTGGACCGTGGGCATCTCCACCAATATCTACGGTGGTGGTGGGTGGCGCTGGCACCCGGCCGGCAACGCCTGGCTGTGTAACAACCTGTGGCAGCACTACCAGTACCGCCCCGACCCCACCTACCTTGCGCAGATCTATCCGCTCTTGAAGGGCGCCTGTGAGTTTTGGGAGGCGCGACTGCTGACGGTAAGCGTGAAAGATCCCGCATCGGGCCATATGCGCGAGGTCCTTATCGACGATGCCGACTGGTCGCCGGAACACGGCCCCACCGATGCGAAGGGCAACACGTATTCACAGGAATGGGTGTGGGATCTGTTTGAAAACTATCGTCAGGCCAGCGCGTTGCTGGGCAAGGATGCGGACTACGCCGCCACCGTAGCTCAACTACAGGCGCGGCTCTATCTTCCACAGGTAAGCCCCAGAACAGGCTGGCTCGAGGAATGGATGTCACCGGATGACCTGGGCGAACCCCAACACCGGCACCTCTCCCCGCTGGTCGGCTTTTTTCCCGGGGACAGGATCCGTACGGACAACAGCCCGCCCGCATTGATCGAGGGCGTGACGAAGCTGCTTGAGGCGCGTGGCACCGGGGGCTACGGCTGGGCCAGTGCATGGCGCGCCATGTGCTGGGCGCGCCTAGGCCAAGCGGAAAAGGCCTACCAGCTCGTCCTCAACAACCTCAAGCCTTCCGTACAACGAAGCAACGGCACCGCGCTCAACCTGTTCGATATGTACCAGTTGGACGCCGACCACGATGCCTTCCAGATCGATGCGAACTACGGCACGCCAACGGCCATGCTGGAGATGCTTGTCTCATCGCGGCCAGGGGTGATCCGCCTCCTGCCTGCCTTGCCCACGGCGTGGGCTGCGTCGGGGAGCGTGACCGGCATCGGCGCACGCGGCGGCTTCCAGGTCGACCTGGCGTGGAAACAGGGGAAGGTCACGTCAGTGACGGTGCGCAGCGTCGGTGGGAAGACGACCCGATTGATGCACGGATCGTGGGTAAAGGACATCACGCTGCCGCGCGGTGGGGCGGTGACGCTGTCCCCGAACGAATCTGCATAG